A section of the Telopea speciosissima isolate NSW1024214 ecotype Mountain lineage chromosome 3, Tspe_v1, whole genome shotgun sequence genome encodes:
- the LOC122655405 gene encoding uncharacterized protein LOC122655405, translating into MGGEPTGFFKSTRGVSQGDPLSPALFIIAEEVLSRGLRALFMEGRAEYYSLPRGCPGISHSLFADDTIIFSSGLKSSLKQICGLINSYEGFSGQLVNKSKSYFVISEKASNRKSLKVEGITGFPRKRLPITYLGEPLFSGRLRICFFNEFLAKMRNRVAGWQRRTLFSGGRVVLLKHVLAAMSIHVVSSLDIPTTIQRKFNGIYSDFLWGQSEWGKRHHWVSWSKVCAPVAEGGLGIRNLEDMTRALRLKGLWRAMTGKSLWCKFL; encoded by the coding sequence ATGGGAGGGGAGCCTACTGGTTTTTTTAAGTCTACGAGAGGGGTGAGTCAGGGAGACCCACTATCGCCAGCTCTGTTCATTATTGCGGAGGAGGTACTGAGTAGGGGATTGAGAGCTCTATTTATGGAGGGTAGGGCAGAGTACTACAGCCTCCCGAGGGGATGTCCGGGAATTTCTCACAgtctttttgctgatgacacgATAATTTTTTCAAGCGGCTTGAAATCATCATTGAAGCAGATCTGTGGCCTAATTAATAGTTATGAAGGTTTCTCGGGCCAACTGGTAAATAAATCAAAGAGTTACTTTGTGATTAGCGAGAAGGCTTCAAACCGCAAAAGcctcaaggtggaagggattacAGGGTTTCCCAGGAAGAGGCTGCCAATTACGTACCTAGGGGAGCCCCTGTTCTCAGGAAGACTGCGGATATGTTTCTTTAATGAATTTTTGGCTAAGATGCGTAACAGGGTTGCGGGCTGGCAAAGGAGAACATTGTTTTCAGGTGGACGAGTAGTGTTGCTCAAACATGTGCTGGCAGCCATGTCGATTCATGTAGTGTCCTCGTTGGACATTCCCACCACTATTCAAAGAAAATTCAATGGAATCTACTCGGACTTTCTGTGGGGCCAATCAGAATGGGGTAAAAGGCATCATTGGGTTTCATGGAGCAAGGTGTGTGCACCAGTTGCTGAAGGGGGTTTGGGAATTCGAAATTTAGAAGATATGACAAGGGCGTTGCGTCTGAAGGGTCTGTGGAGAGCAATGACTGGGAAATCATTATGGTGCAAATTTTTATAA